A genomic stretch from Candidatus Binatus sp. includes:
- a CDS encoding LysR family transcriptional regulator has product MHIETLKVFCDIIESGSFSYAASQNFVTQSAVSQQVRSLEEKYDCRLIERGRAGVKPTPAGQILYTASKEIVRRFLELENRLREIGSVVAGSIRVGTVYSVGLHELPPYLSEFLRSYPAVNVHLEYLRSNKIYDDLIEGKVDLGVVAYPSKRSQVVSVPFRHDELVLAVPPDNPLGKSTKVNVGQLQGEKFVGYERDIPTRKASDKILREHGVRPNYVLEFDNIETIKRAVEIGLGCAIVPRMTVENEVARGTLRMLEFQEGTFLRPLAIIYKRGRELSPAVRKFIEVLTTSTLVPRARGEKTDGKAERATRAERADRHAEVNSERLEKSA; this is encoded by the coding sequence ATGCATATTGAAACGCTGAAAGTTTTTTGCGACATAATCGAAAGCGGAAGCTTTTCTTATGCCGCGTCACAAAACTTCGTAACCCAGTCGGCGGTCAGCCAGCAGGTCCGGAGCCTGGAAGAGAAATATGACTGCCGATTGATAGAACGCGGTCGCGCCGGAGTCAAACCAACTCCTGCCGGCCAGATTCTCTACACCGCCAGCAAGGAAATCGTACGCCGCTTCCTCGAGCTTGAGAACCGCCTGCGCGAAATCGGCTCGGTCGTGGCCGGCTCGATTCGCGTCGGCACGGTTTACAGCGTCGGTCTGCACGAGCTGCCGCCTTACCTGTCGGAATTTCTGCGCAGCTACCCTGCGGTCAACGTACATCTCGAGTATCTGCGATCGAACAAGATCTACGACGATCTGATCGAAGGCAAAGTGGACTTGGGCGTCGTGGCGTATCCATCGAAGCGGAGCCAGGTGGTATCGGTACCGTTTCGGCACGACGAACTCGTGCTCGCGGTTCCGCCCGACAATCCGCTCGGCAAGAGCACCAAGGTCAATGTCGGGCAACTTCAGGGCGAGAAGTTCGTCGGCTACGAGCGCGACATCCCGACCCGCAAGGCGTCGGACAAGATCCTGCGCGAGCACGGCGTCCGACCGAACTACGTGCTCGAGTTCGACAATATCGAAACGATCAAACGCGCGGTCGAGATCGGGCTCGGATGCGCGATCGTGCCGCGGATGACGGTCGAGAACGAGGTGGCTCGCGGAACGCTCAGGATGCTCGAGTTCCAGGAGGGTACGTTCCTCCGGCCGCTCGCAATCATCTATAAGCGCGGGCGCGAACTGTCGCCGGCCGTGCGCAAGTTTATCGAAGTACTCACCACCAGCACGCTGGTGCCGCGCGCGCGTGGCGAGAAAACCGACGGCAAGGCCGAGCGCGCGACTCGCGCCGAGCGAGCCGATCGTCACGCCGAAGTAAATTCCGAGCGGCTCGAGAAATCAGCGTAG
- a CDS encoding amidase produces the protein MAFSDDLFFAPAHQLAAMLRAREVSSVEMVSAFIERIESVNHGLNAVVTLVEERGGREAEEADRRLAGKNARPLEGLPISIKDSVMTEGVRSTDGMKIFEHYVPDADAPTVARLRAAGAIVIAKTNLPEMAMDYDCDNPVFGATNNPWNRDRVPGGSSGGEAAALAVGMSPLGLGSDYGGSIRIPSHFCGTVGLKPTWGTIPGTGHMPPGPGGAPPPIAHMATIGPMARFVDDLTLSYNILKGPHHAAVYTVPSADVHPESVDLKKVRCAIFTGTSLTPVAKDIRSAIERAGKELQNLGIPVDDVTPPVAEGAELWPQYAMADGNQLGLEALKEHLHLARERFRNQMIALPGKSAAEFFKIAMARDAWRVKLAEFMEQYPIILGPAFCVTAFKHGAFEVDIDGKNFSLYAANWPALWVNCAGLPGAVVPAGKDRDGLPIGIQIVGRAFGEETVLAIAKAAEGALGGFQRPPL, from the coding sequence ATGGCTTTTTCGGACGATCTATTTTTCGCCCCGGCTCATCAACTCGCCGCGATGCTGCGTGCGCGCGAGGTCTCTTCAGTTGAAATGGTCTCGGCCTTCATCGAGCGAATCGAATCGGTAAATCACGGCCTGAACGCGGTCGTCACGCTGGTCGAGGAACGCGGCGGGCGTGAGGCCGAAGAGGCCGATCGCCGACTCGCGGGCAAGAATGCGCGTCCGCTCGAAGGGCTGCCGATCTCGATCAAGGATTCCGTGATGACCGAAGGCGTGCGCTCGACCGACGGCATGAAAATTTTCGAGCATTACGTGCCGGACGCCGACGCGCCAACGGTTGCGCGGCTGCGCGCGGCCGGCGCGATCGTGATCGCGAAAACGAATCTGCCCGAGATGGCGATGGACTATGACTGCGACAATCCGGTCTTCGGCGCCACCAACAATCCGTGGAATCGCGATCGCGTTCCCGGCGGATCGAGCGGCGGCGAAGCGGCTGCACTCGCAGTCGGGATGTCGCCGCTTGGACTCGGTTCCGACTACGGCGGCTCGATTCGAATCCCATCGCACTTCTGCGGCACCGTCGGACTGAAGCCGACCTGGGGAACGATTCCCGGCACCGGTCACATGCCGCCGGGACCCGGCGGTGCGCCGCCGCCAATTGCGCACATGGCTACGATTGGTCCGATGGCGCGCTTCGTCGATGATCTCACGCTCTCGTACAACATCCTGAAGGGGCCGCATCATGCCGCCGTGTACACCGTGCCGTCGGCGGACGTGCATCCGGAGAGCGTCGATCTGAAAAAAGTGCGATGCGCGATCTTCACCGGCACCAGCCTGACGCCGGTCGCGAAGGACATTCGCAGTGCGATCGAGCGCGCCGGCAAGGAACTGCAAAACCTGGGCATCCCGGTGGACGACGTGACGCCGCCGGTGGCGGAGGGCGCCGAACTGTGGCCGCAATACGCGATGGCCGACGGCAATCAGCTTGGCCTCGAGGCGCTCAAAGAGCATCTGCATCTGGCGCGCGAGCGCTTCCGCAATCAGATGATCGCGCTGCCGGGAAAATCGGCGGCGGAGTTTTTCAAGATCGCGATGGCGCGCGACGCATGGCGGGTGAAGCTCGCGGAATTTATGGAGCAGTATCCGATTATCCTCGGGCCTGCGTTCTGCGTGACCGCATTCAAGCACGGCGCGTTCGAGGTCGATATCGACGGCAAGAATTTCTCGCTGTATGCGGCGAACTGGCCGGCGCTGTGGGTCAATTGCGCGGGATTGCCGGGCGCGGTAGTTCCAGCCGGCAAGGATCGCGACGGCCTGCCGATCGGCATCCAGATCGTCGGGCGTGCATTCGGCGAGGAGACCGTATTGGCGATCGCCAAAGCTGCCGAGGGCGCTCTGGGCGGCTTTCAGCGCCCGCCGCTATGA
- a CDS encoding DUF433 domain-containing protein: protein MSIDPKICFGKPCIRGHQIWVSLVLDFLANGDTAAEILENYPQLEEADIMACIAYGAEMARERFVEIPIAAKP from the coding sequence ATCTCGATCGATCCGAAAATCTGTTTTGGGAAGCCATGCATCCGTGGCCATCAAATTTGGGTGTCGCTCGTTCTCGATTTCCTCGCGAACGGAGATACAGCCGCTGAGATTCTTGAAAACTACCCGCAACTCGAGGAAGCCGACATCATGGCGTGCATCGCTTACGGCGCCGAGATGGCGCGGGAACGTTTCGTTGAAATCCCAATCGCAGCCAAACCTTGA
- a CDS encoding molybdopterin-binding protein gives MGERNCALVVVGNEILSGKVQDSNAFFAAREFRKMGVALARIATIPDDIAIIAEEVSYCASRFDFVITSGGVGPTHDDLTMEGVARAFGRPLVMHPKLENLIREHFRERSLEAGLKMAEVPDGAILNDGGDIRFPTVQIENVYVLPGIPQLFEAKLLALRSRFATDPYFMRAIYTSTGEGNLAEHLNDCVRNFPELMLGSYPRIGDPEYRVKLTLESKSAEYLDRAFKHLMALLPSDVVVKTE, from the coding sequence ATGGGAGAACGCAACTGCGCGCTGGTGGTGGTGGGCAACGAAATCCTCTCAGGCAAGGTGCAGGATTCGAACGCGTTCTTCGCGGCGCGCGAGTTCCGCAAAATGGGCGTCGCGCTCGCGCGTATCGCAACCATCCCCGACGACATCGCAATTATCGCCGAAGAAGTTTCCTACTGCGCGAGCCGCTTCGACTTCGTGATTACCTCGGGCGGAGTCGGCCCCACGCACGACGACCTGACGATGGAAGGCGTCGCGCGGGCGTTCGGGCGTCCGCTCGTGATGCATCCCAAACTCGAAAATCTGATCCGCGAGCATTTCAGGGAACGCTCGCTCGAGGCCGGCCTCAAGATGGCCGAGGTGCCCGACGGCGCGATCCTGAATGATGGCGGCGATATCCGCTTTCCGACCGTGCAGATCGAAAACGTGTACGTGCTGCCGGGAATTCCGCAACTGTTCGAAGCCAAGCTGCTCGCGCTCAGAAGCCGCTTCGCGACCGATCCGTATTTCATGCGCGCGATCTACACCAGCACCGGCGAAGGCAATCTCGCGGAGCATCTGAACGATTGCGTGCGCAACTTCCCTGAGCTGATGCTCGGCTCGTATCCGCGCATCGGCGACCCCGAATATCGCGTCAAGCTGACGCTCGAATCCAAAAGCGCGGAGTACCTGGACCGCGCGTTTAAGCATCTGATGGCGCTGCTGCCGTCCGACGTGGTCGTGAAAACGGAGTGA
- a CDS encoding DUF433 domain-containing protein: MPASRDRLDRDYRKRTLLTASPLRGASEVSADFDLAPFAARAHGLESLLLCGGGSFPACGDLPMTTNRIEINPKVMMGKPVIKGTRITVELILSKLSEGATAEELIEEHPHLVKEDIRAAIAYGAASVAHEEIVFLSPQQNSAKS, translated from the coding sequence TTGCCTGCCTCGCGCGACCGCCTCGACCGGGATTATCGCAAGCGCACGCTGCTCACAGCAAGCCCGCTACGAGGGGCATCCGAAGTCAGCGCGGACTTCGATCTGGCGCCATTTGCGGCGCGGGCACATGGCCTTGAATCTCTGCTATTATGCGGAGGCGGATCGTTTCCTGCCTGTGGAGATCTACCGATGACCACCAATCGAATCGAAATCAATCCGAAGGTGATGATGGGTAAGCCAGTTATCAAAGGCACTCGCATCACGGTGGAGCTGATTCTGTCCAAGCTATCGGAAGGCGCCACGGCCGAAGAATTGATCGAGGAACATCCACACCTGGTTAAGGAAGACATTCGCGCCGCGATTGCTTACGGCGCGGCAAGTGTCGCGCATGAGGAAATTGTCTTCCTTTCGCCGCAACAGAATTCAGCAAAATCCTGA